ATAAGATTCAGATGCAAGAGAAGCTTGCAGAGTTGCTGGGGATTGGGAGACATCAGATCAATATTAAAGCAACGACAGCTGAGCGACTTGGGTTTGTGGGGCGTGAAGAGGGAATCTGTGTGCTAAGTCAGGCGAGCTTACAATTTAGGCAATGGAGTGAATTATGAATGTTTTAATTATTGAAAATGAGATCTATCTTGCACAGAGCATTGCCACGAAATTAGAATCATTGGGATATCCATGTCAGATTGTTTCAACAATTCATGAGGCGATGCAAAAACCCAAAAGCGAGGTTGTTTTACTCTCAAGCAATGCAGGGGGATCGCTTTGTGAGATGTTTATCCGACAAAATCCTCAAGCGATCATTATTATGATGATTGCTTATGTGAGTGAGGATACTGTGACAAAGCCCATTCGGGCTGGGGCTAAGGACTATATTATGAAGCCTTTTATGCTTGATGAACTTTTGAGAAAGATTGAGCATCAATTGGATTGCCAAAGGATGAAGCAACAAATTATCTTTTATGAAGAGTATTTTTCCTTTTTGGAGAGTGAGACACAGTTGTCTTCTTCTGTGCAGTTTTATCCTCCTTTTGTGATTTGTTGCAATACTCAAAAGATTGCTGATGTTTATACAATCAAAATGGCTAAAGAAAAAAGATTTACACTGCGATTTACGACTTTGAGACTTTATGATTGGCGTGAAGTTTTGCAGATGGCGCAAAGAGATATTGTGCTTTATGTAACACACCTAGAATCTCTTAAAAAAGGAGAGTTAAAGGAATTTTTGAATGCAATGACTGATAAAAATATCATCGCTTCAATCATCGCTTCTGATGAGGTGGATTTCCCTCAAGTTGTCAATCTAGTGTGTCGATCTAGTGCTGGAGATTTTGAAGGAGATATCCTATCGATCAAGGAATATGAAAAATGTATTATTCAAAAATTTGAAAACCACTATTCTGATGTAGAGCTTGCTAAAAAAATGGGAATCAGTCGTAAGAATCTATGGGAAAAAAGAAAAAGGTATGGTCTTGAAAAAAGAAAAGAAACAGATTTACATTGATAAGGAAGCATTAGCAGTTTTGGAGATGCTTCAAGAGGGTATTCTTGCTCCGGTTGTTTCACTAATGGACTTAGAGAGCGGAAGAGAAGTGATGAAAAGTGGACTCTATAAGGGTGTTTCATTCCCTTCGCCCTTGCTTTTTTCTCCCAATGGAAAGAAGAATCAAGAAGTGATTTTGCAATCCAAGCACGGAGATGAGATCGATTTATATTATGCAGATAAAAAAGTAGGAAATTTTTGGGTAGAAAATGTGTTTGAAGTCGATCAAGATGAGCGTGTGAAGAAGATTTTAGGTGGAGATTTGGGACATCCTGAATATTTGAGAATCCGTCAGCGTTTTGGGAAGTATGCAATAAGTGGAAATTTTATTGTTGAAGGAAATAGAAATATTGCTCAAAATAAAACAAAAATCACACAAAAGATCCAAGACCTTCGAGCAAAAAAAATTTGTGGTGTGATGTTGAATGCCAATCCAATTCATAAGGTGCATGAGAAAATTTTGCAAGAGGCACTTTTAAAGCATGATCTTTTGG
This DNA window, taken from Helicobacter kayseriensis, encodes the following:
- a CDS encoding response regulator, whose amino-acid sequence is MNVLIIENEIYLAQSIATKLESLGYPCQIVSTIHEAMQKPKSEVVLLSSNAGGSLCEMFIRQNPQAIIIMMIAYVSEDTVTKPIRAGAKDYIMKPFMLDELLRKIEHQLDCQRMKQQIIFYEEYFSFLESETQLSSSVQFYPPFVICCNTQKIADVYTIKMAKEKRFTLRFTTLRLYDWREVLQMAQRDIVLYVTHLESLKKGELKEFLNAMTDKNIIASIIASDEVDFPQVVNLVCRSSAGDFEGDILSIKEYEKCIIQKFENHYSDVELAKKMGISRKNLWEKRKRYGLEKRKETDLH